The stretch of DNA GCGTAAAGCTGTGGTTCTGGGTGCCGTGATGGGAAATCTTGATCGAACCCATTAGCGAAGCAATCCGCCCTGTGGTTGGCCAGTCTAGGTCCTGCTCAAAACCGTATAGCAATCCAGCTCGGTACGCATCGCCGCAGCCAGTGGGGTCGTTGACTGCTTCTGGTTTCACCGAGGGAATTTGATGGTGTTCGTTGCCGGCGTAAATATCGGAACCCTCACCGCCACGGGTTACAACGAGCGCTTCTACCCGTTCGGCGACTTGGTTTTCGCTGAGACCGGTGCGATCGCGCAACAATTGCCATTCATAGTCGTTTAGGGTAACGTATGTGGCTAGGTCCACAAAATGTGCCAGTTCTTCGCCGTTGAACATGGGCATGCCCTGACCGGGGTCGAAGACAAAGGGAATGCCAGCTTCGGCAAATTGCTCGGCGTGTTGCAGCATGGCATCGCGACCGTCAGGGGCAACAATGCCTACTTTAACGCCGTTGGCATCCGCAACTTTGTTTGCGTGAGCGTGCTGCATGGCACCGGGGTGAAAGGCAGTGATTTGGTTGTCATCCAGGTCGGTGGTGATGAATGCCTGACCGGTGAACTCACTGTCGATTTTCTTGATATGATTTTGCGGGATGCCGTGTTTGTCCAGCCACTCAGCGTAGTCCCCAAAATCGGAGCCAACGGTGGCCATGGGCAACGGCGAACCTCCGAGTAGTTTGAGATTGTAAGCGATGTTGCCGGCGCAGCCCCCGAACTGGCGTCGCATTTCGGGAACCAAGAAAGACACATTCAAGATATGTACTTGGTCGGGCAGAATGTGATTCTTGAATCGGTCCTGAAAGACCATGATGTTGTCATATGCGAATGAACCGCAAATGAGTGCTGACATAACAGAATCGGTCCTCGTTTCGTTTTAACTTTATCGTGCGACTGCTACTGTGGAAAATCCCCGGCAATT from Geitlerinema sp. PCC 9228 encodes:
- a CDS encoding carbohydrate kinase family protein, translating into MSALICGSFAYDNIMVFQDRFKNHILPDQVHILNVSFLVPEMRRQFGGCAGNIAYNLKLLGGSPLPMATVGSDFGDYAEWLDKHGIPQNHIKKIDSEFTGQAFITTDLDDNQITAFHPGAMQHAHANKVADANGVKVGIVAPDGRDAMLQHAEQFAEAGIPFVFDPGQGMPMFNGEELAHFVDLATYVTLNDYEWQLLRDRTGLSENQVAERVEALVVTRGGEGSDIYAGNEHHQIPSVKPEAVNDPTGCGDAYRAGLLYGFEQDLDWPTTGRIASLMGSIKISHHGTQNHSFTPEEFKEQFQKAFGYTY